DNA sequence from the Candidatus Poribacteria bacterium genome:
TTTTTCTTATTGGTGAATTAGGACTATCTATTTCTGTGGATAGCAGATCCCTCGCGAGTTATCTGGAGAACAATCTCACTATTAAACCGATGAGTGTGCGCGATTATCTGGGAGATAGTCTTGGCATTACCCACTATTATCGGCACCCACGCAACTATAGCCGCCGCGCTGTCTTTAGCATTGATGAACCGAGTCCGACAGTAAGAGGCGTTAACCGTCCAATTCCCAAGACCTATAAAATGCATCCGAAAGATACCGCCCCGATTTCAGAAAGCGTTCGTCCGCTCACAACCTTAGAAAGAAGTTACCTCCAAACCTTTCCTAAAGACTTTCGTTTCACTGGATCGAAAACCGATTTGGAGCAGATGATTGGGAATGCTGTACCAGTGAAACAGGCAGAGTACATTGCACGTTGCATCAGTGCCTACATTTCCGAAGAGGGAGACACCTTAAATCCAATCAAGCAGGAATCTGTTCAGATGCTTCTATTTCGAGAATCAAACTGAGACAACTTCTGATGCAAAATGGAAACTAACTTATGCTTTATTTAACTGTTATTTTCACGGTCTATATCCTATTTTTTTCAATCCAACTGACTGTAACAGCCCAAAGCGTCAACATTTCTG
Encoded proteins:
- a CDS encoding DNA cytosine methyltransferase, giving the protein MKFIDLFAGCGGMTLGFQNAGFETVAAFDNWEPAIKVYRANFAHNIHKLDLGNWQESLRTLNAYQFDMIIGGPPCQDFSHAGKRNENLGRADLTVSFAQIVAHTKPQWFVMENVDRTVKSQRYKQAGEILRAAGYSLTQRILDANQCGVPQRRKRLFLIGELGLSISVDSRSLASYLENNLTIKPMSVRDYLGDSLGITHYYRHPRNYSRRAVFSIDEPSPTVRGVNRPIPKTYKMHPKDTAPISESVRPLTTLERSYLQTFPKDFRFTGSKTDLEQMIGNAVPVKQAEYIARCISAYISEEGDTLNPIKQESVQMLLFRESN